TTATACTATCATACACGTACTTGTTTTTTTAGTACCTCCTCTGGTCTCATTTATgtggaaaaaaattcattattttcttagtctcaaatataaataaatttttcttatttaataagattatataattttttttttcatttaataaaggTTTATGAGGatagtttagaaaaaaattattttttaattgggaTTAACACAagttaatgaaataaattaattttcttgataaatataaaattattatttttcccttATAAACAAGActaaaaggagaaggaaaaaaaggagagaacaaAACAAAGTGAAAGGAAGGAGAGAAGTTATATACATGTATGTTTATAATTTACCCATTATTCGATCAATTATGTAATATAATGCTATATTATTAAAGATTTTGGttataatataattacttaaaaaatcaaattcatgtaccaatgttttaaattataaaattaattgagaatGCATGGAAAATTATACTAAACAATGAATGGAAATTAACTTCATATTTCGCAGACAGGGCAAGAACAATGGCCATGACAAGTTCAAGAGAAACTATAGCATCAGTTAATAGGCGAGGTGGTGGAGGTCATGGAGGTGGTCACGCAAGCAGCATGGGAATGCATGGTGGTGAGAATGGTGAACACGGCAATTTGCCACGCCCACTTGGCACAAACCCTGTATATGCAGGTGCTGCTGCAGGATCTGCTCACCAGAGAAACAATAATCACCACCATGGTAAAAGTAATGGCACATTAAATTACGTGTGCTTTTATCATttccttcttttgtttctttctatGGCTATTGGAATATCTCTATGTACCTAACCTAAGCATACATGCATGTATGTAGTCGCTTTACGTTGATTCTGCCGTTATCCAATTTAACAACTTTTGTATACGATGTTAACAGTATAGTGTGATAAATTGATACATGAAAAGTGTgtttatttagttaatttatatatttatttaccaATATGTCATTGGTTGAGATAGAACTGTGCAAGAGTACCAAGTTGTCCGTTCCTGCAATAGCTTAGTATGTATATCTGATGCACTTTATTTCGACCCATCTATgtgtatgtaatttttttggtgGTGATTACTGACTAGTGATTCATAGAATTGTTCAAAAATTAGTTATCATTGAAAACAAGTGCTTAGATGTAATTCTGCActaagatttgactcaaatcctttatttaaaattttgaatttgaactttctaaatgaaaaaaaaaggtggcCATGGAAAACGTGTTTGAGTTTATAATTaactgttatttttaaaattatctttaatattttaataacatcTCTAACATAACGTGGCTTTTAGtattacataatttatttttattagtatacTACTTATACTAATCCTTTTAATTTATAGTAAAAAGAAATTatctttaaacaaaaataataaatgttcaaaaaatttatagcaatttttcaaaacaaataaaagtgaTAGAAAAATCAGGaatttcacaaaaaataaaattggttttcaagatttcaattttattaaaaaaatgccatagctttttttcttctgaaagtaaaaaaatataaaatattctcGTAATCAAAagatatgaaactaattttttaaggtGTAAAAGTCAAGTAGATCTTATCTTTTCcagtaaaatcttttttttatttaacaggAGACAGGACTAAAAGTCTAAAGAAATCAAATTACATATTAAGAACATGCTTAGATACAAGTTAGAAGTGACTTTGAAAGCTTTTTTCCCTAAGGCATTATCACAACGATTTCCTTCTTTATAAGATAACCTTGTTAATAAAGTTGtttctagtaaaaaaaatgttatctaattattttattgcatGATATTAACGTGTActccttttaaaatttaacttgaGTCATGTCAACAACGCCCCCACTCCAAATATATAACATGGAGTACTTGGGTAgtgcttctatttttttttaaagtacgttaattatatttctctttttaacTATTGTGTGGATTtgtaacttatatattttattctggACAAACATATAAATAGAGAGAGATTTCATGtgagaaatttatttatataatatttttataattttggttaagatagaaataaaaaatagttctctcgtaaacaaaagaagaaatagtACTATAAGATAAAAGTAGggatataataaaaagaaaaaaagaatcaaataataaatttaatatataactctttgtatttttttagaagaattttacatataataaaaatcaaatataaatatttttactaaataaattattctataatactatatatatatatatatatatatatatatatatatatatatatatatatatatatatatatgtaacgaGAACTTGGACGATGACATCATGACACCAATTATTTGAGTTATATAGCTCCTCGTGTAGAAGATCTTAATTAATTACTCGCACATTCAAAACTCACCACTAGCATTGAAAACGTGTTGGTCGAACCTTTTCTGCACATTAAATTCAAGTTAATCATGATTCATGAATAATCATCATCGCTGGAGGGGGAGACAACACTCAAGCCAAAGTTTATCATTAACATGATAAAggaaatgttttatgaatataaaataGATTTCACTAATAAGTATTTAAagatattgtttaaaaaattaaaagagaaaaatatttatcataaaaaaacataaaaaattatacaaaacataatttcattcattctaatatttttttttaattttaaggtgtaattttgaaatatatgtatacaaaaaaaatatatttatatataatattagggtattaattttgtaatatcCTCGATATTTATAAATCAATATAGCCATTTAACTTGTGAGAGGTTCACTTTCTTCTTTGCGAAGGAAATTTATTGTgacagtaatttaatttatttaaaataattttaaccggTATAAAGCGCTTTAACACGTTTCAACTCAGTTTACTTCAACGTTTTTGTGTGAAAATGAAACGGAGGGGAAGAGATTTTATAGGAAAGAGGGACGTGTTTGGGCCCACCACTAGTGGACGCGCCTGACAGGCTACCACTAGTGGTTGCGCCTGGGACCCCACCACTACTGGTAGCGCCTGGTAGGCCACCACTAGTGGTCGCGCCTGACAGACCACCACTTTCACCCCTGTCCCATCGTCCTGTCAAGTCACGTCACGTGTTGCGTTCGGGTGAAATGTGCCCCTCAGGTAAGCGCTTTGTAGTAAAATAACAGACCCCCttagtaaataaaaatgaaacagacccattttaataattaatttataaaagagaCTCAATTTGATGATTTTGCCTATTTTTATCGATGAAAGTAACGGTTTCTTTTACCAATCCCCaaagaatgaaaaaacaaaataacaaaacttGTTGTAGTCTACCTCTATAAAAGCTAGAGCCCAGAGAATCAGATTCCATAACGCATATCAATTCTTTCTCGAGCACTTCCAAGTCGAAAGTCAGCATCATATATACCTTACTTCTCCATCCGAAAACTCAGACATGGCAAGTGTCTCACTGGTCTCAGCTACTGGAAGAAGgtaaaggaagttgcaacttaACCTCTTTTTACACATACACAGTgcaacaatttatttaaatttatcttaattatacataaatatttggATGAGTATTAATTTAGTATAAacaatgaaaacagaaaaaaaaaatgcttctaGTCCTTATACTTtggttcttaaattttttaaaaattcgtgaatttaattatttctaacTTCAAAATACATGATGGATGGTTAAAAGATAGAGTTAAATTACATGTTTTTCAAAGTTTGAAACCAAACTATTCATGGATATGTAGAATAAGAGCCTACATCAAGCTTTTCTGAAATTAAGCTGTGTTTGGTTCTCCGTGCGTGCTTGTTAACCTAACATAAAATGCCATGTAGGCTTGAGGGGAAAGTGGCTATTATCACTGGTGGTGCAAGCGGCATAGGTGAGGCCACTGCAAGACTCTTCTCTAAGCACGGAGCACACGTTGTCATAGCTGATATTCAAGACGATTTGGGTCTCTCTATTTGCAAACACTTGGAATCCGCTTCCTATGTTCACTGCGACGTGACAAACGAAACCGACGTTGAAAACTGCGTGAACACCACCGTTTCCAAACACGGCAAACTAGATATCATGTTCAACAACGCTGGCATAACCGGTGTGAACAAAACCAGCATCCTCGACAACACAAAGTCAGAGTTTGAGGAAGTGATCAACGTTAACCTAGTTGGTGTCTTTCTGGGAACAAAGCACGCCGCAAGGGTAATGATCCCTGCTAGAAGAGGAAGCATAGTTAACACTGCAAGTGTTTGTGGAAGCATAGGTGGTGTAGCATCACATGCATACACAAGTTCCAAACACGCCGTGGTGGGGCTCACAAAGAACACTGCGGTGGAGCTTGGAGCATTTGGTGTTAGGGTTAATTGCGTGTCACCCTACGTGGTTGCCACGCCCTTggctaagaatttttttaagctTGATGATGACGGAGTTCAGGGGATTTATTCAAACCTTAAGGGTACTGATCTTGTGCCTAATGATGTAGCCGAAGCTGCTTTGTACCTGGCAAGTGATGAGTCCAAGTATGTTAGTGGGCACAATCTTGTGGTTGATGGAGGCTTCACTGTGGTCAATAGTGGGTTTTGTGTCCTTGGGCAATCTTCGTGAAAATTTTATGCTTATCTTTGGAGAATgacctttttatattttgaataagtGAATAATCATTGTTATGTTTTCACTTTTCACTGTTTGAGACAGCCTGGTTTAATTTTGGCTTGTATCTATAGAATATTATGTCACTTTGATTTTGGGCACCCCGACATTACACCCCGACATTACAGACACTAAGACGTGGGGTCATCTGTGTAGGTTATGGCACATGTGTTATGTATAAAGATGGGGATATGAAAGTGTTTTGACTTGTGTAGTTACAAAGGAGACATGGTTTCATTTAGGGTATTGATATTTGGAACCTCtaatattatcaatattttattgacACCCTTTACTTTTCTTTATCCTTCTGTTTATGACATCACATTATTAATCAAATCAATGAttaatttcttttctcttcttatcTCTTTCAAGGTTTCTGTACATAGTAAACATACACTTCATTTTCAAGTGTATACAAggtgaaagaaaaagagataagGGCATAGacaataattaattgatttgattGATAATAGTGTAATATGCAAAAATAGATAAAGTAGAGATATGTTGCCAGAATGTTTGAAATTTGTGAATGTCCATTATCATCTTATCTTAAAGAGGTATTTGtgtattattatttgaaatttaaaaaactgtTTAAAAGAAGGTAAGCTTAAGTACAAGTTTTGTGTGGACAAGCAAGCTTAGGTTTGGAGTCCAAACCTAATTCCAAGTAAAAAAGTCACATTATAAATATGGGAGGAcaaaaaataagacaaaattTTTATGGATAgactaaaatcaaatatttagtattttataCGGAaggaaaacatatttaaatcttagttgaaagaataaaatctatttaaattatgtagtatatttttaatcttcaaTGATGCATCTGAATGGTGGTATTTTCCTTACAGTGGATGACTTAAAGGCCAACACCGAGTATACCGGTTATACAGTGGCATCAAATGTTGTTCAATGGTTCTGGGAGGTGGTCAAAGCTTTCAACAAGGAAGACATGGCAAGATTACTGCAATTTGTGACTGGAACGTCAAAGGTGATGTAGTGAAAACATTGATTTCCtatctaataaatataaaaatttctaaCGGATTTCCTATCTAATAAAGTCTCAATGTTGTGATTGAAATCGGGGTTGGGGTCTTTATTTGCGTTCTGTTTGTTACTAAGCGATTTTTGAAGAGGTTGAATTTCTAGGTTAGGGGTTTACAAGAAGTGGATTTAAGAAACACAGGGCGGGgtgttgagagagagagaaagagttgttttttagttttaagtgGATATTGTATAAACTAAGATTTGTTTTTAAGAGGAAAGGAAGGAAATTGATAAATTGTCATGACACCGTtggattattcttttttttggaTCATTGAATAAAGCATTTCCACCCAGGAGATTGTGGATAAGAAATTCTCATAATTGGGAAATGTACAACAAGGAACTAGAAAAACCAAGGGTCTGTTTGGTTAATGTGAAAATTcttgtataaatattttaacgAGGTAGCTATCAAATAATACTTGTAATGATCTAAACtgcataaatattttaacagaAGTAGTGTAATTTTTCTTGCCTGATAGGTATCAAATAATAGTTGTATTGATCTGGTTTCTACTTTCAATTATGTGTGATTAGGTGCAACATGGAATCCAAATGGGTGTATAATACTTCTTGCATTTTCTAAATCGTCAACTTTGGGATCTATTCACTTTGCATCAAAGCCTCCGTCATTAGGTATGTGACCTTTTCATTCAAAGATCTTATgttaatttgtttattgtttttgtatCCTTTTATGTTAACAAAGGAGCTAAATTGAAAAGGGAAAATAGAGAGAGGGATatagaatatatttattattaaggtCTGGTATAAGGGTGACAAAATCTCTGAACTAATAAGTCTATTTATAGTGAATGCTGACCACAAAATGGCCATGATGAATAGTATTGCTCTTTtaccataataaattttgtgagttgattgGAAAAGGGAAAAGATTGATTGAGATGGAACGATGTAAAATATATTTCCCAAATGCACTGTCTGATTGTAACCAAAAATCTCCATGCTAAAAACTATGACCTTGAAAAGCACATATACCCTCTACTTTGGGTGCACTACAAGTAATACATACTCTACTAGAGAACTTCTCAGAATACTGAACACATTATATTTATCAACATAAACTATTAAGTTGATTGGATTAGTAAACTGTTGGTATTTGAGAtgtgaatttattattaaatgtgtATAACTTTTTGGCATACCCGTATTAGGAGAGTCAAACACTATAAAAATTATGTCAAGTGTTAAGATGGAAAGTTATAATTGGTTCATGGTCTATGACTGAAAATTTCCCTATAATGGAGTGGCAGAAAATTCATTTGCAAGGATCTTAGGGAGCTTGCACATGATATTAACTTAATGGAAGCATGCAATGAAATTTTGATCTGGTTATTCTTATGACTGTTTGAAGTCATAGTTTTAACTTAAATTCATACTTCCCTCTTTagttcatttttaatatatgtgGTTGTAACATTCATGGTTTGCAATTAGtcaaattattttagattttttctttctgaaataTGATATATTGATAATTACTCAGACTTTTCAGATATACATTTGTTACTTGTTGATTTGTCAGAAATATTATCATTGACAAGTAGGTAGAGATGAATTTATGTTT
Above is a window of Glycine soja cultivar W05 chromosome 12, ASM419377v2, whole genome shotgun sequence DNA encoding:
- the LOC114378313 gene encoding uncharacterized protein LOC114378313; protein product: MLFYIVLLFHHHFLLVNSEHQRNFSHTGISHSFLIDRARTMAMTSSRETIASVNRRGGGGHGGGHASSMGMHGGENGEHGNLPRPLGTNPVYAGAAAGSAHQRNNNHHHGKSNGTLNYVCFYHFLLLFLSMAIGISLCT
- the LOC114379471 gene encoding secoisolariciresinol dehydrogenase-like, which codes for MASVSLVSATGRRLEGKVAIITGGASGIGEATARLFSKHGAHVVIADIQDDLGLSICKHLESASYVHCDVTNETDVENCVNTTVSKHGKLDIMFNNAGITGVNKTSILDNTKSEFEEVINVNLVGVFLGTKHAARVMIPARRGSIVNTASVCGSIGGVASHAYTSSKHAVVGLTKNTAVELGAFGVRVNCVSPYVVATPLAKNFFKLDDDGVQGIYSNLKGTDLVPNDVAEAALYLASDESKYVSGHNLVVDGGFTVVNSGFCVLGQSS